Proteins from a genomic interval of bacterium:
- a CDS encoding polymer-forming cytoskeletal protein, whose product MADDAVTVMPHVYDVFLEDGPSVAVGGATHEGQDFLINGRLDGGFVVVGRNVTVGRTGRVRANIHGESIVVEGEVEGDLHGGDQIVVRTSGVVTGKLVAPRVTLEKGSKFQGAVEMRAPQAPRPKAGL is encoded by the coding sequence TTGGCGGACGACGCCGTTACAGTAATGCCGCACGTCTATGACGTGTTCTTGGAGGACGGCCCCTCCGTAGCTGTGGGCGGTGCGACCCACGAAGGGCAGGACTTTTTGATCAACGGCCGGCTCGACGGAGGTTTCGTCGTCGTCGGTCGCAATGTCACTGTGGGGCGCACCGGTCGCGTGCGGGCCAACATACACGGCGAGAGCATCGTCGTCGAAGGCGAAGTCGAGGGCGATCTTCACGGTGGCGATCAGATCGTTGTGCGCACCAGCGGCGTTGTTACCGGCAAACTCGTGGCGCCGCGCGTGACTCTCGAGAAGGGCTCCAAGTTCCAGGGTGCGGTCGAGATGCGGGCGCCGCAAGCGCCGCGGCCCAAGGCTGGACTCTAG